In Saccopteryx bilineata isolate mSacBil1 chromosome X, mSacBil1_pri_phased_curated, whole genome shotgun sequence, the genomic window CAAGTTTGTGACTTTTAAAGTCTTTTACGTAGAATATCAGATTAAAGTTTGCTTCCAAAGACTTATTCTCACACTTTAAGTCTTTTCTTTAAGCACTTACATGTTAACATACATACCACAAggcatattttgaaagaaataaaatacaaacatcaAATGTCTTTCTGGAAAATGCGAGCCTCTTCTTCAAATACAGGTAAAACCCAAAATGCTGTTTCTGCTTTTAGGAGATTGTAGTCGGAATCCCTGCAGAAAAACCAAACAATTTATGCCATCTTAGTTAGTTTTAGTGTATGCCCCACAAAGGGATCACAAAATCTAAATTTGTTTACATCATACTAGACATCGTATGATgcagaaaaagatacaaatagcaGGGGGCCCTAGAAAGCACTGCTAACTACAGCAGGATGagattttgttttccaaattatgttctttttacttaaataatCTTTGACTTTTGTCTGTATAACTTCTTAATTCTGTTGTTGAATTTTTCTTTCTGCAAAACCCTGCCCTTTCCCAAATCGCTGAAGAgcatattttaattctattttcttgataaataaaaactaatcttGAATAGCAGAAAATGTAGCCTTGTCAGAGCTTATACCTAGCCAAGCCACAATCAAATTGTCCCAATCTTTTGGGTGGCTTAAAGGTATAAGGATTTTCAtgcagtgttttcttttctttttaatctgaaaaagaaGGGAATTGGGCAGTTTCTTTCATGCAAACTTTTGCTTTCAAGAGGGGGGAAATGATGGACTGTGGACTTAGTAGGTAGGAGGAGGAAAGGTAAGGGTGCATCATCTCAGTCATTTTGGTGCAGTATTACCTCAGTTTTTCAAAAGAAGCTGTTCCAGCCTCATCCTTGTGGACCTGTTCTCGCTCCATATGCTTTCCCTtacacttctcatctctcgggGCCTTGGAGCTGGATTTGTGACGATATAACTTTTTGTGTGTTTGTCCGTTAGTGCCTAAAGTGCTCAGGTTATTATACTTTTTATCAAGAAAGGCAGAACGAGAGTCCTCATTATAACCAGGCATGTTTGCATGACCAGGATCACCTATTGCTGCTTTCCCATTGCTTTTACTCACACCCTTGATGGACCTGTGATTCTTAGTGGCTCCTGGTGACCCACTGTTGACTTTTTTCTTAGATTCCTGTGGTGTTCCAGCCaatattttgagggtttttaattTTAGACTATTAGACTCAGGGGAATAGAATATGTTGGGGTCCCCACGGTGCTGCACGGGTTCCCAAAGGGGCTCCATGGAAGCCATCATGAATCTCTGCACATCTGCCATACCAGAGGCAATGTTGGACAAGATATAAGAAGGCTCCTGAAATTCCCGCTGATCATCATCTAGGAGGCTGTTGGTGTTGGTACTCATGGTCATGTCGCTCCAGCCTTGGCTGCTGTCTTTCCCCAAAGTCCAatctccagaaagccccctctgaCTTGCCATCTTCATAGAGGCCCCAGGACCACCATATTGGATACATTCGGTCAGTGTCTTCCCTGTGGAGGATATGCTGTTGATTTGACTTCCCCCATGGCTGATGCCAATTTGCACTTTCTCTCCATTGATTGCAGCCATGTATTTCCCTTTCTTTGTTGACTTGGGGACCTGGCGGAAGGTTTTTCCAGTTGGCTTTTCAATCCCTTTGTTGGTAACTTTGGAAGATTTTTTCCTGGTGTTTTTCTGAGAAGAACTTTGGTTCATAGCCCCACTCTTGTTGGGGgaacttttctttcttgatttcgaCATTTTGTTGTTGGTATTCATTTGACCAGATGGATCATTAAATGATAAGCAAGGGTTTTTTTGGTGTAGGCTGACAGAATCCTCATCATTGAACATATGGAACTGAAACTGATGGTTATTTAAAGAAAATCCATCTTCCACTTGGACTTGCTGTGAAAGGGCACTGCAGTCCCATTTGATCTTTTCCATATTGCCCAGTGGTCCTGGGACACCCTCTTGGAACCCCTTCAGCATTCCTAGCGTCTTCATACTCTCACATCTGGTAATTTGAGGGGAAATACTGGGGGTGTCAGGTGGGGACATCTCTGAGAGGGAAGAGTGGCGGAATTTGTCAGGAGTAAAGTTGGAAATATCCAGGAGGTCAGTGGATTCCTTTAGTGGTGTTATTTCATCAATGCTCTGCTGGATCACCAGCTTAGGGCTGCAATGGGCCAGGAAGTCATCAGtgatatcatcatcaccatccctTTCACAAGATTTCAAGCTTAAGGAGCAATAATTGCTTGAATTGACAGAGAGTGGGGTAATGGAATCAAAGCTAAAGAGTCGACCATTATCCATATTGACTGGGCCTTGCTGGAAAGGAAAGCAGATATCTCCATTATTAAAGTGACATAATTGATAAGAGTCATCAGATGGAAGATGGGTGTCTTGCACAGAGGCATATGGGACCTTGTTGCAACTACTGCCACTGCTATTGAGGCAAATTGGATTGTATGTCGCAGCTGTGAGGTTATTTTCCATGGACAATACCCGGGAGACTCCAAATTCACTGGATTGGGTTTCAGCTGTCTCCCTTGAGACTTCAGATATGAATTCTTGGGTACCAGAAGTAGGCTTGTTGGGCCACACATCTGCATAGTCGCTTGATTCCATTTTGAAGTTTTGGGATGACTGCTGCAGCTCAGACTCAGAGGGTGAGGAAAGCACACAGTCCTGGGCAGGCTGGAGAGGTACAAATGATTTTTCTGTCTGAGTGAGGCTGTCTTCATTTTGCTCTGGAGGATGGTGAGTAAAGTATGAGACACCAGTATTATTTGACAAGTCAGAAGAATCTAACAGTGTCTGCAGATACCCTCCAGGGATAACAGGTATATTGGTGGCAACATTAGCAGATGATAGAGGAATTTCAGAAGAGCAGGTTGTTGGTAGGAAGGTAGAATTGTTAGCAACCTTTGCCTCATGAAATTCAGATAGATGGGAACTGTTTGAGGTCCCAGGGATACCTTCACTATTTAAATCAGCCTTGGAGGATCTGTCTTCCAAAAGAAGGCTCATTTGAACAACTGGCTTGCTTTCTTGCCCAGCTttcattttcttagattttaatCTGGCTTCACTTTTAAACTTGATTTTGTTCAGTACTTTCCTCTCTGGCCCCTTAAATTCTGCATCTTGGGCTTTGAATTTCACTGAATCAGATCCTGTGATGTCATTTGAATGTGATCCATTTGCACAGCTAGGAGCAACCAGAGGGGCTGGTTTCAGTGTACCTTTCAGGCTTCCATCTTCTTTAAGACTATTAGCTTGTCTCTGATCATTGCAGAATGAAACTTGCTTACCATTTGCTGAAGTTTCCATGGATGGGATTCTCTGAATCCTGTGCCTGTTGCCAAGTTTAGATTTTCGTTTGCGAGCAGGTGGCAGGAATGACCCCTCAAAGCTACCTGATTCAAAGCTTTGCTTTGCACATAAGTGTATCTTGTTGGAGTCtgtgctgctgtttctttgcttccTCTTCTTCTGCCAGAAGTCCTTCAAGGGCGCCAGCTTGGCATATTTGTTTAGCTGGAGCTCACTCAAATTCACTGTTGTCTCACTAGCATCCACCCTACCCAACTTCACCAGCATGTTCTTCTCACCTTTAAAGCGATTGAtgataatgtattttataataacaGGGGGCTCTTTACgggttacttttcttcttttcttgggacaccattcatcatcatcttcctcTTTGGAACCAACTGGAAGCCATTCTTTCCTCTCATTTACTTTTTCACCCTCTAATGAATCAACATCATATAGATAATCTTCACTGTACCTGACTTTTCTCTTTGCTCGCAGCCCATAGTTCTGCTGGGAGGAAGAGCTGCCAGAATTATTGTCCCGAGCCATATAGCGGCTACAATCTTTGATCTCCTTCATAGCATCATAAGAGGCCTCAATGAAGGAACTGTCTTCACGGAAATTCCCTGATGCCTCCAAGGAATTGGCAAGATGGCCCTGTTTTGGACTCTTAAATTGCCCTCCCTCAGTCCCACTGCATGGTTTATTTAAGGCAGACTTTTCTCCATTATCctttccatcttttttctctATACCTTTGTCTTCCTGTCcttcttctttgccttttttcttgTCCAGATTTTTGTCTTCTTCCCCCCAGATGATACTCACGTCAGGGACCTTGAATTGGGAAAGATCATTACTCTGCTTCAGGGCCCCACTCTTAGACTCCCGCTTGGGGCAGGTAGTAAAGACACTAGGGAAAAAGTTGAATTGGGCATCTTCCTGCATCAGAAGGGTGGTCTTGTCTCGAACGTTGTCTTGGAAGGACTCATATCGAATTTTCAGGGAGCAGACATCACTACCCAATGTTGACTCATCATCATCAAACATGTAGTTATCCACATCCTCTTCAGAGAATAGGTTGACAGACAGCTCATTCTTGGAACAGAGGTCAAGCAGTTCAATCTTACTCTCACTAATGAAAGTCTCAAAGTAACCCCAGTCCTGACTGGAATTTGCCAGCAAAGCCTCTTCTGTGTTGCACTTATCTAACAGTAATGCCTCATAATAGCTTTTCTGAGCTGGATCCTCCAAGTCAATGTCAGGTTTCTCAGCATCTCGTCTATCTCCTGCCCTTGATTTGTGTAGGGGGAAGCCAAGGAGCTGATCTGAGAGCAGCTGCTCtccatattttatgttttctccaGCATTAATACACTGAATCCCTATATCAGAGACTGCACAGGTGTCATATTCCCTATTTAGATCACCGACTTTTAGACTGATCCCTGGCTCAGGATCTACTGCATCCTTGGATTCCATGAAGCAGCCCAAGCAAGTTCGGCTTGGTTGCATGAGGCAGTCCCCATTCAGAGCTGACATGCCTGAAGGCTCCATAATGGCGAATGAAGCTTTCTCACACTCATTGGGCAGTGACCATGTGTTCAGCCCTTTTCCAATGCCAGATGTAAGGGAAATGGCATTCACAGAAGCACTATTAGCAGCATGCGCAGGTGCTTCAGTCAGGTCCAAAGTAGAGGGAGGGTTCTGTATACAGGGCTTCTTGGAGGGCAGAGGCAAGAGACCCCTGGGATACATCAGGGTTTCTTTCTGAACCACTGGTATAGGCTGGATAGATGCAGCAGCCTCTAGAGCTGCAAATGACTTAATTGGCATATCCTGGTTCTCTGAGtctagagaaaaaaggaaaaaaatgataggAATAAAGTTAAAAGCCTTAGACCAGACTCATTAACTCTCTTTTGCTTGGTCAGTTTCTGGTACTTGATCTTATTATATAacctaggcctcagtttctctacctTAAGAACAAGAAATTACAAAGTTCAAGAACAACCCTGATTTTATATTGAATATTCATGTGagtaaaaaagtattattttttgccctggctggttgactcagcagtagagcgtcagcttggcgtgtggaagtctggggttcaattcccagtcagggcacacaggagaagcgcccatctgcttctccacccttccacctctccttcctctctatctctctcttcccttcccacagccaaggctccattggagcaaagttggcccaggtgccgaggacggctccgtggcctctgcctcaggcactaaaatggctccagccacaacagagcaacgccccagatgggcagagcatcgccccctggtgggtatgctgggtggatcccagttggggagtgcatgcaggagtctgactgcctccctgcttctaattttggaaaaatacaaaacaaaacaaaaaactttatttctttaggtTCACCTTTTTCTTCAGACAGAGACTTTCCccagaaattaagaaatattgaaTTGATTGCTTGATCAATTGGAAAGTCAAGGCTTTCAGAATAAGAAAATGCTCAGATGGGATATTCATGGTTCTGAGCTGTGAGGCTGTCTTATTCTTCAGACCTCTGTTCTGGAAGCTCATTCCAAATCTACATGTTTCAAGTCTCACATCAGAGTTTATTTCTAATTCACTAGGAATTTTGAGAAATTTAAGTAATTATCTGACAGATTATTTGGGAGAGGAAAGGGATTGGGTTAGATATGTCTTAGAGACCTTTCTAGTTCAGTTAGAGATTTGGTGGAATAaagtttaggacaggggtccccaaactttttacacagggccagttcactgtccctcagaccgttgaaaggccagactataaaaaaaaacctatgaacaaatccctatgcacactgcacatatcttattttaaagtaaaaaaacaaaatggaaacaaatacaatatttaaaataaagaacaagtaaatttaaatcaacaaactaaccagtatttcaatgggaacaatgctcctctcattgaccaccaatgaaaaaggtgccccttccggaagtgtggaggggggccgaataaatggccttagggggctgcatgcggcccgcgggccgtagtttggggacccctgatttaagatTAACATCGACCTCAGAGGCATTCTAGACTTAACCTGCCCAGACATGGTGGATACTAAAAATCCATAATAACACCAAAGACTACTATGAGAGATATTATATACTATAATTAAATTCCCTTACCATTTTCTTTGACCCCGTTAATCAGAGTGTTTTCTCCATTGGCTGAGGCAATAAGAGCCTTATCTTGTTGGTTATCCATGAATGTAACCTCTTACAGTTTCATTCCAAGTCCAAATGCTGTCCAACCTGcacatttcaaatatatatcagtcattaaacttgtttttctctgttttaagGTTATTTCAGCTAGAGAGGTCTTATTAAGCTTGCTGGAATTTACCTGTTTCCAGAGTGGCTTCATTATTGCTATTGTATTGTTTCATAGTTTACATGTACCATTTAAGTCCATTTAGAAACTTACACTTCATTCATACATCTTAGATCCCTCTATCCCTCTGAGGAAGCAGGCAAACTTGTACTTTCTTCTAGATAGTAGCACATTTAACTTAATCATAACTGTCCAGTTAAGAAGGATGCCCCCTGGCTGgttttgttcagtggatagagtgtgggcccCGTGTGTGGAtaccccaggtttgattcccagtcagggcacatagtagaagcaaccatcttctttcACCCtccgtcttcccctttgattgtctgttcccctcccacagtcagtggctcgactggcttgagcaagcattggccctgggcactgatagctcagttgatttgaacttAGACCTCATATGGGGGtttctgagtggatcccagttgggacacatgtgggagtctgtgtccccccttctcaattaaaaaaaagggaaggatgcAAAATGGAGTCCAGGGTAACCTGGGATTAAGAGGTGTGTTCTTATGCGGAGATTGGCTTTAATTCTTCTTGCTTCATTCCTATTTCAGACGATTTGAAGCTCTTCAAATACAAGCcaatccatacacacacacatacacacacacacaaacacacacatttacatcaCACTCAGATATTCTCTCTGTGTACCTTAAAATTTG contains:
- the NEXMIF gene encoding neurite extension and migration factor isoform X1; this encodes MDNQQDKALIASANGENTLINGVKENDSENQDMPIKSFAALEAAASIQPIPVVQKETLMYPRGLLPLPSKKPCIQNPPSTLDLTEAPAHAANSASVNAISLTSGIGKGLNTWSLPNECEKASFAIMEPSGMSALNGDCLMQPSRTCLGCFMESKDAVDPEPGISLKVGDLNREYDTCAVSDIGIQCINAGENIKYGEQLLSDQLLGFPLHKSRAGDRRDAEKPDIDLEDPAQKSYYEALLLDKCNTEEALLANSSQDWGYFETFISESKIELLDLCSKNELSVNLFSEEDVDNYMFDDDESTLGSDVCSLKIRYESFQDNVRDKTTLLMQEDAQFNFFPSVFTTCPKRESKSGALKQSNDLSQFKVPDVSIIWGEEDKNLDKKKGKEEGQEDKGIEKKDGKDNGEKSALNKPCSGTEGGQFKSPKQGHLANSLEASGNFREDSSFIEASYDAMKEIKDCSRYMARDNNSGSSSSQQNYGLRAKRKVRYSEDYLYDVDSLEGEKVNERKEWLPVGSKEEDDDEWCPKKRRKVTRKEPPVIIKYIIINRFKGEKNMLVKLGRVDASETTVNLSELQLNKYAKLAPLKDFWQKKRKQRNSSTDSNKIHLCAKQSFESGSFEGSFLPPARKRKSKLGNRHRIQRIPSMETSANGKQVSFCNDQRQANSLKEDGSLKGTLKPAPLVAPSCANGSHSNDITGSDSVKFKAQDAEFKGPERKVLNKIKFKSEARLKSKKMKAGQESKPVVQMSLLLEDRSSKADLNSEGIPGTSNSSHLSEFHEAKVANNSTFLPTTCSSEIPLSSANVATNIPVIPGGYLQTLLDSSDLSNNTGVSYFTHHPPEQNEDSLTQTEKSFVPLQPAQDCVLSSPSESELQQSSQNFKMESSDYADVWPNKPTSGTQEFISEVSRETAETQSSEFGVSRVLSMENNLTAATYNPICLNSSGSSCNKVPYASVQDTHLPSDDSYQLCHFNNGDICFPFQQGPVNMDNGRLFSFDSITPLSVNSSNYCSLSLKSCERDGDDDITDDFLAHCSPKLVIQQSIDEITPLKESTDLLDISNFTPDKFRHSSLSEMSPPDTPSISPQITRCESMKTLGMLKGFQEGVPGPLGNMEKIKWDCSALSQQVQVEDGFSLNNHQFQFHMFNDEDSVSLHQKNPCLSFNDPSGQMNTNNKMSKSRKKSSPNKSGAMNQSSSQKNTRKKSSKVTNKGIEKPTGKTFRQVPKSTKKGKYMAAINGEKVQIGISHGGSQINSISSTGKTLTECIQYGGPGASMKMASQRGLSGDWTLGKDSSQGWSDMTMSTNTNSLLDDDQREFQEPSYILSNIASGMADVQRFMMASMEPLWEPVQHRGDPNIFYSPESNSLKLKTLKILAGTPQESKKKVNSGSPGATKNHRSIKGVSKSNGKAAIGDPGHANMPGYNEDSRSAFLDKKYNNLSTLGTNGQTHKKLYRHKSSSKAPRDEKCKGKHMEREQVHKDEAGTASFEKLRDSDYNLLKAETAFWVLPVFEEEARIFQKDI
- the NEXMIF gene encoding neurite extension and migration factor isoform X2; its protein translation is MDNQQDKALIASANGENTLINGVKENDSENQDMPIKSFAALEAAASIQPIPVVQKETLMYPRGLLPLPSKKPCIQNPPSTLDLTEAPAHAANSASVNAISLTSGIGKGLNTWSLPNECEKASFAIMEPSGMSALNGDCLMQPSRTCLGCFMESKDAVDPEPGISLKVGDLNREYDTCAVSDIGIQCINAGENIKYGEQLLSDQLLGFPLHKSRAGDRRDAEKPDIDLEDPAQKSYYEALLLDKCNTEEALLANSSQDWGYFETFISESKIELLDLCSKNELSVNLFSEEDVDNYMFDDDESTLGSDVCSLKIRYESFQDNVRDKTTLLMQEDAQFNFFPSVFTTCPKRESKSGALKQSNDLSQFKVPDVSIIWGEEDKNLDKKKGKEEGQEDKGIEKKDGKDNGEKSALNKPCSGTEGGQFKSPKQGHLANSLEASGNFREDSSFIEASYDAMKEIKDCSRYMARDNNSGSSSSQQNYGLRAKRKVRYSEDYLYDVDSLEGEKVNERKEWLPVGSKEEDDDEWCPKKRRKVTRKEPPVIIKYIIINRFKGEKNMLVKLGRVDASETTVNLSELQLNKYAKLAPLKDFWQKKRKQRNSSTDSNKIHLCAKQSFESGSFEGSFLPPARKRKSKLGNRHRIQRIPSMETSANGKQVSFCNDQRQANSLKEDGSLKGTLKPAPLVAPSCANGSHSNDITGSDSVKFKAQDAEFKGPERKVLNKIKFKSEARLKSKKMKAGQESKPVVQMSLLLEDRSSKADLNSEGIPGTSNSSHLSEFHEAKVANNSTFLPTTCSSEIPLSSANVATNIPVIPGGYLQTLLDSSDLSNNTGVSYFTHHPPEQNEDSLTQTEKSFVPLQPAQDCVLSSPSESELQQSSQNFKMESSDYADVWPNKPTSGTQEFISEVSRETAETQSSEFGVSRVLSMENNLTAATYNPICLNSSGSSCNKVPYASVQDTHLPSDDSYQLCHFNNGDICFPFQQGPVNMDNGRLFSFDSITPLSVNSSNYCSLSLKSCERDGDDDITDDFLAHCSPKLVIQQSIDEITPLKESTDLLDISNFTPDKFRHSSLSEMSPPDTPSISPQITRCESMKTLGMLKGFQEGVPGPLGNMEKIKWDCSALSQQVQVEDGFSLNNHQFQFHMFNDEDSVSLHQKNPCLSFNDPSGQMNTNNKMSKSRKKSSPNKSGAMNQSSSQKNTRKKSSKVTNKGIEKPTGKTFRQVPKSTKKGKYMAAINGEKVQIGISHGGSQINSISSTGKTLTECIQYGGPGASMKMASQRGLSGDWTLGKDSSQGWSDMTMSTNTNSLLDDDQREFQEPSYILSNIASGIPTTIS